The Polyangium mundeleinium genome contains the following window.
CTACGGGACGGAATCGGCGCGCAAGCGGTATTTTCTTTATGCATTCCCCCTCGGTTTCCTGATCTGGGCGACGTTCGCGGGGTCGCTCGCCGCGCCGAGGCTCGGGACGTGGCTCATCACGCTCTATCTCACGTGGAGCCCGTGGCATTACACGGCGCAGAACTTCGGGCTCGTGATGATGTTCCTGCGCCGGGCCGGGATCACGCCGAGCCCGGCGCTCCGGCGGCTCGTCTGGACGTCGTTCGTCCTCTCGTTCGTGCTGGTCTTCGTGAACATCCACGGCTCGGCTTCCGCGGGCGGGGCCGATCCCCTGCAAGCGGCGAGCGCCGCTTACCGATTCGCGCCGCTCGGTATTCCTACGCGGTTTGCCCTGGGAGCGCTGGCCGTCGCGGGAATCTCGTACGTGGTCGTGACGGGCGTCGTGCTCCGGAAGCTCACGCAGATGGCAGGGACTGCGCGGCTCGTGCCGGCGCTCGCGCTCGTCGCGAGCCAGGCCGCGTGGTTCGTCCTGCCCGTGCTCCTCGGCTTCTTGCGACCGGCGCTTTATGGTCCGGGCGGCGCGACGGCGCTCGCGTTCATCTGGGTCGCGATCGCGCACAGCGTGCAATATCTCTGGATCTCGTTCCATTACGCGCGCGCCTCCGGGAGCGTGGCCAAGGCGGCGCCGGCGGGGCTCACGTATCTCGGGAAAACCGTGCTCGCGGGCGCGGCGATCTGGGTGTTCCCCGCTCTCGTCTGCGCGCCAGGCGCGCTCGGGATCCTGCCGTTCGAATCGGGGCTCGGGCTGCTCGTGGCCGCCGCAGTGAACGTGCATCACTTCATCCTCGACGGGGCGATCTGGAAGCTCCGGGACGGAACGGTCGGCAATGTGCTCGTTGGACAAATGAGCGCGGCGCTGCAGACGGCCCCGGCGGCGAAGGGCCTCGGGGCGTGGGGGGTGCGGGCGGGGCTCGTCACGGCGGGGCTCGTCGCGGCGGGCGCGTGGGCGGGCGCGGCCTGGGAGAAAGAAATGGGGATCCGGCGCGCGGCCGCGGCCGGGGATCTCGCGCGGGTCGAGGTCGCGGCGCGCAGGCTCGTGATGCTCGGGCGGGATGGCCCACGGATTCACGTGGCGATCGGGCGGCTGCACGAGGCGCGCGGGGAGAAGGACGCAGCGCACGCGGCGTACGAGGCGGCGCTCGCGCTCGATCCCGAGGACGCGACGGCGCTCGATCGGATCGCCGAGTCGTGGATCACGCGCGGGGATTTCCAGCGGGCGCTCGACGCCCGGTACCGAGCGACACGGAACGCGCCGGATCGCCCGGCCCTCCGGCGGCGGTACGAGGAGCTCCTTTCGCGATTGCAGGCGCCTCCCGAGGCGGGGGACACGGAGGTTATCGTGGTCGGCGGAGCGACCGCCCCGGCGGACGACGCCGACGCCGCCACGCAGACGTCACGAACGACGCCTTGAAGACCGGGACGAACGGAGTATGGTGGCGCCCGCCATGCGATTCGCCGTCCTCGTCACGCCTTTCTTCAACGAGAGCGCCATCCGATTCATCGCCGCCCTGCTCGACGTGCCGGCTCTCCGGCTCGCGGTCGTGAGCCAGGACGTCGAGGAGAACCTGCCGGCAGAGCTGCTCGGCCGGCTCGTGAAGCATTTTCGCGTAAGCAACGTGCAGGACACGGCGGAGCTCGTGGCGGCGACGCGGTGGCTGCACGCGAACGTCGCGCCCGTCGACCGGCTGCTCGGCGTGAGCGAGTTCGTGCAGGTCGCGGTGGCCGAGGCGCGCGACGCGCTGGGGCTGCCGGGGCCGGGCGCGGAGGTGATCCGGAACTTCCGGGACAAACCGCGCATGAAAGACGTGCTGCGCGCGGCGGGATTGCCCTGCGCGCGCCACCGCCTCGCCACGGACGAGGCCGAGGCGCGGCGTTTTGCAGACGAGGTGGGTTTTCCGCTGGTCGCGAAGCCGCCGGCCGGCGTGGGCTCGGCGGGCACGTTCATCGTAAAAGATAAGGCCGAGCTCGATCGCGTGCTCTCGCTCTCCTCGCCCACCGCAGCGTCCCCCGTGCTGCTCGAAGAGTTCGTGGGCGGGGCCGAGCACACGTTCGATGCGGTGGTGATCGGGGGAAAGCCGGTCTGGCACTCGATTTCGCGGTACCTGCCGAATCCGATCGAGGTCGTGGACAATCCGTGGATCCAGTGGTGCGTGCTCTTGCCGCGGGACATCGGCGGGCCGGAGTTCGCTCCGATCCGGGAGCTCGGGTTCCGGGCGCTCTCGGTGCTCGGGCTCGAGACGGGCATTTGCCACATGGAATGGTTCCGGCAAGACGACGGGAGGATCGTTCTCTCCGAGGTCGCGGCGCGGCCGGGCGGCGCGCAGCTCATGAACCTGAACGCGCGCGCCCATGATTTCGACATGTACGGTCAAGTCGCGCGGCTCATCGCATTCGATACGTTCGAGGCGCCGCGCGAGCGCAAGTACGCGACGGGCGCGGCGTTCCTGCGCGGGCAAGCGCCGGGCGTGGTGCGCGAGGTGTTGGGGATCGAGGAGGCCGAGCAAAAGCTCGGCAGGATGATCACGGACGTGAAATGGCCCAAGGTCGGCGAGCCGCGATCGGCGAGCTACGAGGGCGAAGGGTACGTGCTGGTCCGGCACCCGGAGACGGAAGGCGTCGCGCAGGCGTTACGCGAGATTGTCCAGTCCGTGCGCGTCATCGCGTACTGACCGGCCGGCGCGAGGCGCGCGGAGGAGCGTACGCGCGGCCGGCAGAACGACGTCGGCCATGGCGCGGCGCATGACGTCACGTTTATCCGCGGCCGAGAGGCAGCCGTGGGCCGCGACTTTGTCCGGGTCCGCGCCGGGGGCGACGAGGTCCTCCGGTTCGGGGCAAACGGCCATGGTGAATGCCTTTTCGAGGGTGCGGGCGACCTCGGGCCCGCCCGCGTCGAGCGCCCACGCGAGCGTGCGCCATGCGAGCTCTGCGTGCGTGGCCTCGTCCTCGGCAATCGAGACGAGCACGGCTTTCACCGCGGGGTCCGTTGCGCGCAGGGCCTCTTCGCCCGCAACGAGCGCGGAGAGCGTCTCGTTGACGGCACCTTCGAGGGCCGTGGCGAGCGCGACGTCGGCGAGGGTCCGCCCGATCGCGAGCGCGGGCATGGGCAATGGGCCCGGACCCACCGGCGCGCCGGCGTAGGCGCTGGCGAGGCCAAAGCAGAGTTTGGCGTGCCGCACCTCGTCGGCCAGGGCTTGTTGCGCGGCGGAGACGAGCGAGGCGGGAGCGCCCACGCCGAGGAGTTCCAGGACGAACCGCGCGAAGGACGCGACGGAGGCATGCTCGTAGAGGCCGGAGCGCGTAAAGTAGTCGGCGAGAGCGCGGCGCGTGGCGGGATCGAGGTTCGAGAGATCGAGGCACTCGGCCAAACCTTGCCCGGCTTGCAGGAGCCAATCGGCGCGGGCCTCGGGCTCCGCGGTGCGCGCTTCGCCGTCGACGATGAAGGGGCGGCCTTCGCAGGACTCGAAGATGATGGCCACGTGGTAGCAGCATTGCGCGCTGATCGCGAGGTCCTGGCAGCCGGCACCGGGGATGTCATAGCAGCAGGAGCCGGAGCCGACGCATTCGTCGGTGCCGTGGACCTGCTTCATGAGCTCGCTCTGGACGTCGGCGAGGGGTGGACAATTGCCGCCCACGGAGCCCGGGAGGCAAAGGAAACGATATTCGGCATTCGGGGGCGGCGGGTTCTCACAGGGGAGCGCGCCGCCAGCGCCCGTCCCGCCGACGCCAACGCTGGAGCTGACGACGGTGTGGCCAAGGATGCCGCCCGTGCCGCCCGTTGCGCTCGTGCCGCCCGTGCCGCCCGTGCCGCCCGTGCCCGCATCAATGACCACGTTGCCGCCGCACGCGGCCGCCGCAACGACGAGGGTCGCGCCCGCGGTGAGCCCCGCGGCGCGCAAAATTCGCGTGAAAAGCGCAAGCGAAAGAGGGGAAGGATGTTTCGCGTGGGTCATGGTGTGCCGCCTCGATGCATGAAAGGTCGTGGTGGCGCGAAGGCCACGCCAATGAGGACGCAACGCCTGCATCCAAACCACGAAAGATGGCAAGATTCGGGCCTAAAGCGAGGGGCTCAGGCGCGCGCGCGTTTGCGCGGCGCAGCGGGCTTTTTCGCGCCGGGGCCGGCCCAGCCGAAACGGTCGAGCGAGACATTTCCGCGCGTATCGAACGTGACGCCCTCGGATTCGAGGAGCGCGCGCTGGAGGGCGCCGTTGATGGGATCTTTGATGGTGACGGCGGCGCGATTGCGAGGGCGGCTGCCGAGGACACGCTGCCAGGGGACGCGGCTGCTCCCGTCGGGGTCCTTCAGCGCGGCGAGCGCGAATCCAACGTGGCGCGCCGAGCGAGGGTGTCCGGCGAGGGCAGCGATCACGCCATACGTGGTGACGCGGCCGCGCGGGATGCGACGGACGACGCGGTAGAAGTCTTCCCACCAGGAAACGGGCTCCACGGCGTCGTCGGGCTCGGCGCGCGAGATGCGGGCCCGCGCTTTCACGGGCGCTTTTGCGGCCTTCTTTGCTGGCTTCTTGTTTGATTTCGACGGCGCGCGGCGAGCGCTCACGGAATTTCCTCGATTTCCTCCCCGCGCAGGGAGCGGAGGCGCGGTAGCGCGGCGCCCTCGGGCAGGCGGACGCGGAGCCGCTCGGCGAGGCTCTGGAACGCGAGGCACATCGAATGTGCCGCGGCGTCGCCCTCGTCGGCGCGGGTGCGCATCTCGGGGTAGATGGTATGTGCGAGTCGGTAAAACACGTTTTGTGTTTCCCAGAGGTCGACAGGGAACCCGGCGCGGTGGGCGAATTCGACGGCCATGTCGAGATCCGCGAGGAGGAGCGGATCCGTGGGCCTCTCGCGAAGGCGCTCGGCGAGCGCGGAGAGGCTCTGGCCGAGGGTGAAGGTCACGGCGGCCCGATCGACGTGGAGGTCCTGTTCCTTGGCCTGCGCGAGGAGGCGCCGCATCGAAAGGACGTCGGGCGGGACGCGCTCCGCGGCGCGCAAGAGGTCGGCGCCGAGGACGAGCTCGCCCGCGACGAGCAAGGAGCGTGGCGTGGGGCTGCGCAAGGGCGCGAGGCGGCGGAGGAGCGGCGCATATCGCTCGAAGAGGGCGCGCTGGGCCGCCTCGACCTCGGCGAGCGTGGGCGCGAGGAGGCGCTCGACGATGCGGCGCTGGTCGTCCCGAAAGACGGCGTCGAGCGAGTCGATCGTGCGGTCGCACCGGCGATAAAAGAGGCGCATCGTGCCCTCCATGTCGCCCGATTCGAAGATGCGGACGAGCTCGGCGCGGCGCTCGATGTGGTCGTCGCCCTCGGGGTCCTGCAAAACGCCGCCGGCGACGCGGTGATCGCCGAGGTGGAGGACGCTGAAGTCGTGGGACTCCGAGACGAGCGTGAGGCGGCTCGTGACACGGGTGCGGCCGAGGAGGAGCTTCGCGCCATTGCGCTCGTGCGTTTCGAGGCCCTCGACGTGGACGTCGTAACAATAGGTGCTCGGGGGGCCGTCCTGGACGAGGCTCGTCGCGAAATGGGCGGTGACGGCCGGGAGATCGACGCGCGCCCGGGTGACGAAGCGATCCCACACGCGGCGGCCGTCGCCCATTTCGGGCAGGTTGCTGCGCGCTTTTTCGAGGTGTTCGAGGAACGGGCCTTCGAGGCTCCTCCCGAAGAGCGCCTCGCCGAGCTCGACGACGCGGCCGGCATACTGGAGGCATTGCACGGTCTCGATGCCCGAGAGGTCGTCGAAGAACCAGCCGCAGCTCGTGTACATGAGCATCGCATTGCGCTGGAGCTCGAGGAGCGAGAGGGCCTCGCTCTGCTCCTCGGCCGAGAGGACGTGCGTCGCGTGCGCCGCGAAGAACCGCGCGAGGGTGCTCGCGGTGCGATCGAGGACGACCTCGATGTACGCGTCCCGCGCGGCCCAGGGGTCGTGGAAGAGGCGCTCGGCCGCGCGCTCGAAGGGGCCCGCGACCTCGTCGCGGAGGGCGTCGAGGGCACTGCGGAGGGGCTTGCGCCAGGACTGGTTCCAGCCGTGCGGGGAACCGGAGCGGCAGCCGCAATCGGCGCGCCATCGCTCGACGCCGTGGGCGCAGCTCCACGAGGTGCGCTCCAGGATCTCGGCCTCGTGCGTCGGGGGGTGGCGTTCGAGGAATTCTCCGTAATTGGTCAATTTGGCCAAACCGTGCGCCTCGATGTGCCCGAGGGCCCAGGCGAGGGCCATCTCGCCGTATCGATGGTGGTGGCCGTAGGTCTCGCCGTCGGTGGCGATGTGGACCATCTGCGGGAAGGTGCGCTTGCTGTCGAACGCGGAGGCGAGCCGGCCGGCGAAATGCTCGCCATTGGCGAGGAGGCGCTCGAAGGCGACAGCCTGGGAGACGGGGCCGTCGTAAAAGAAGACGGCGATCGAGCGGCCCGAGGGGAGCTCGACGCGGTAGGCCATCGAGGGGTCGATGCGGCCGCCGCGGACGTCGATCCATTCCTTGCCGCCGATGCGGCGGACGCGCGCGGCCTGGCGAGGCGCGAGGAGCGTGAACGTAATGCCCTCGGCCGCG
Protein-coding sequences here:
- a CDS encoding tetratricopeptide repeat protein yields the protein MSTAVAAPRPWLLGPWPDLLLGCGIGYGLLVLALAATGAPMGSLEGWLPLVVLVTGIPHYGATLLRVYGTESARKRYFLYAFPLGFLIWATFAGSLAAPRLGTWLITLYLTWSPWHYTAQNFGLVMMFLRRAGITPSPALRRLVWTSFVLSFVLVFVNIHGSASAGGADPLQAASAAYRFAPLGIPTRFALGALAVAGISYVVVTGVVLRKLTQMAGTARLVPALALVASQAAWFVLPVLLGFLRPALYGPGGATALAFIWVAIAHSVQYLWISFHYARASGSVAKAAPAGLTYLGKTVLAGAAIWVFPALVCAPGALGILPFESGLGLLVAAAVNVHHFILDGAIWKLRDGTVGNVLVGQMSAALQTAPAAKGLGAWGVRAGLVTAGLVAAGAWAGAAWEKEMGIRRAAAAGDLARVEVAARRLVMLGRDGPRIHVAIGRLHEARGEKDAAHAAYEAALALDPEDATALDRIAESWITRGDFQRALDARYRATRNAPDRPALRRRYEELLSRLQAPPEAGDTEVIVVGGATAPADDADAATQTSRTTP
- a CDS encoding ATP-grasp domain-containing protein, which produces MRFAVLVTPFFNESAIRFIAALLDVPALRLAVVSQDVEENLPAELLGRLVKHFRVSNVQDTAELVAATRWLHANVAPVDRLLGVSEFVQVAVAEARDALGLPGPGAEVIRNFRDKPRMKDVLRAAGLPCARHRLATDEAEARRFADEVGFPLVAKPPAGVGSAGTFIVKDKAELDRVLSLSSPTAASPVLLEEFVGGAEHTFDAVVIGGKPVWHSISRYLPNPIEVVDNPWIQWCVLLPRDIGGPEFAPIRELGFRALSVLGLETGICHMEWFRQDDGRIVLSEVAARPGGAQLMNLNARAHDFDMYGQVARLIAFDTFEAPRERKYATGAAFLRGQAPGVVREVLGIEEAEQKLGRMITDVKWPKVGEPRSASYEGEGYVLVRHPETEGVAQALREIVQSVRVIAY
- a CDS encoding ferritin-like domain-containing protein yields the protein MTHAKHPSPLSLALFTRILRAAGLTAGATLVVAAAACGGNVVIDAGTGGTGGTGGTSATGGTGGILGHTVVSSSVGVGGTGAGGALPCENPPPPNAEYRFLCLPGSVGGNCPPLADVQSELMKQVHGTDECVGSGSCCYDIPGAGCQDLAISAQCCYHVAIIFESCEGRPFIVDGEARTAEPEARADWLLQAGQGLAECLDLSNLDPATRRALADYFTRSGLYEHASVASFARFVLELLGVGAPASLVSAAQQALADEVRHAKLCFGLASAYAGAPVGPGPLPMPALAIGRTLADVALATALEGAVNETLSALVAGEEALRATDPAVKAVLVSIAEDEATHAELAWRTLAWALDAGGPEVARTLEKAFTMAVCPEPEDLVAPGADPDKVAAHGCLSAADKRDVMRRAMADVVLPAARTLLRAPRAGRSVRDDAHGLDNLA
- a CDS encoding MGMT family protein, translated to MSARRAPSKSNKKPAKKAAKAPVKARARISRAEPDDAVEPVSWWEDFYRVVRRIPRGRVTTYGVIAALAGHPRSARHVGFALAALKDPDGSSRVPWQRVLGSRPRNRAAVTIKDPINGALQRALLESEGVTFDTRGNVSLDRFGWAGPGAKKPAAPRKRARA
- a CDS encoding DUF3536 domain-containing protein yields the protein MKAPERYVCVHGHFYQPPRENPWLEAIEQQDSAAPWHDWNARITAECYAPNAAARVLDGEDRITRIVNNYSRISFNFGPTLLGWMEHHAKETYRAILAADEASARRFGGHGSAMAQAYNHLIMPLANLRDKVTQVRWGIADFVARFRRKPEGMWLPETAVDTETLEVLAAEGITFTLLAPRQAARVRRIGGKEWIDVRGGRIDPSMAYRVELPSGRSIAVFFYDGPVSQAVAFERLLANGEHFAGRLASAFDSKRTFPQMVHIATDGETYGHHHRYGEMALAWALGHIEAHGLAKLTNYGEFLERHPPTHEAEILERTSWSCAHGVERWRADCGCRSGSPHGWNQSWRKPLRSALDALRDEVAGPFERAAERLFHDPWAARDAYIEVVLDRTASTLARFFAAHATHVLSAEEQSEALSLLELQRNAMLMYTSCGWFFDDLSGIETVQCLQYAGRVVELGEALFGRSLEGPFLEHLEKARSNLPEMGDGRRVWDRFVTRARVDLPAVTAHFATSLVQDGPPSTYCYDVHVEGLETHERNGAKLLLGRTRVTSRLTLVSESHDFSVLHLGDHRVAGGVLQDPEGDDHIERRAELVRIFESGDMEGTMRLFYRRCDRTIDSLDAVFRDDQRRIVERLLAPTLAEVEAAQRALFERYAPLLRRLAPLRSPTPRSLLVAGELVLGADLLRAAERVPPDVLSMRRLLAQAKEQDLHVDRAAVTFTLGQSLSALAERLRERPTDPLLLADLDMAVEFAHRAGFPVDLWETQNVFYRLAHTIYPEMRTRADEGDAAAHSMCLAFQSLAERLRVRLPEGAALPRLRSLRGEEIEEIP